The following proteins come from a genomic window of Salvia hispanica cultivar TCC Black 2014 chromosome 4, UniMelb_Shisp_WGS_1.0, whole genome shotgun sequence:
- the LOC125223224 gene encoding uncharacterized protein LOC125223224 isoform X1: MRCGRCGLRWREIEDWIREYDNIQRLAVKLIYAQIACALIGSLGALFNGVLLVNLGISLFALVAIESSSQSLARTYAVLLFSSILLDLSWFFLFSHHIWNIPSEIYGAFVSLSLKLTLATQIIGFSVRLSSSLLWMQMYRLGASYMDNSVHRDADVDLRYSFLSPMTTAVRPPSASDDVIGGSIYDPAYYSSLFEDDGDDAFLSEGGPNHGISVGNSVSTADTAYPNTSTGRPFHPNDGERDMRKPQVV; this comes from the exons ATGCGTTGTGGTAGATGTGGATTGAGGTGGAGAGAGATTGAGGATTGGATTCGTGAGTATGACAACATTCAGCGTCTCGCCGTCAAATTGATCTACGCTCAGATTGCCTGCGCCTTAATCGGATCGCTTGGTGCGCTCTTCAACGGCGTATTGCTCGTCAATTTGGGGATTTCTCTGTTCGCACTCGTCGCCATTGAGAGCAGCAGTCAGAGCCTTGCCAGAACTTACGCCGTCCTCCTCTTCTCCTCCATTTTGCTCGACCTCTCCTGGTTCTTCCTCTTTTCTCACCATATCTG GAACATTCCATCTGAGATTTATGGAGCATTTGTTAGTTTATCACTCAAGCTCACACTCGCTACGCAAATTATTGGATTTTCGGTGAGGTTATCATCTTCGCTCTTGTGGATGCAGATGTACAGACTAGGTGCTTCTTACATGGACAATTCGGTTCATAGAGATGCAGATGTTGATCTGAGATATAGTTTTCTCAGTCCCATGACTACTGCAGTTAGACCTCCCTCTGCTTCTGATGATGTAATTGGGGGTTCCATATATGATCCTGCATATTACTCGTCTCTTTTTGAAGACGACGGTGATGATGCTTTCCTTTCTGAG GGTGGCCCAAATCATGGCATTTCTGTAGGTAACTCTGTATCTACTGCTGACACTGCTTATCCAAATACATCCACAGGGAGACCTTTTCATCCTAACGAT GGTGAGAGAGATATGAGAAAGCCCCAGGTGGTCTGA
- the LOC125223224 gene encoding uncharacterized protein LOC125223224 isoform X4 yields MRCGRCGLRWREIEDWIREYDNIQRLAVKLIYAQIACALIGSLGALFNGVLLVNLGISLFALVAIESSSQSLARTYAVLLFSSILLDLSWFFLFSHHIWNIPSEIYGAFVSLSLKLTLATQIIGFSVRLSSSLLWMQMYRLGASYMDNSVHRDADVDLRYSFLSPMTTAVRPPSASDDVIGGSIYDPAYYSSLFEDDGDDAFLSEGGPNHGISVG; encoded by the exons ATGCGTTGTGGTAGATGTGGATTGAGGTGGAGAGAGATTGAGGATTGGATTCGTGAGTATGACAACATTCAGCGTCTCGCCGTCAAATTGATCTACGCTCAGATTGCCTGCGCCTTAATCGGATCGCTTGGTGCGCTCTTCAACGGCGTATTGCTCGTCAATTTGGGGATTTCTCTGTTCGCACTCGTCGCCATTGAGAGCAGCAGTCAGAGCCTTGCCAGAACTTACGCCGTCCTCCTCTTCTCCTCCATTTTGCTCGACCTCTCCTGGTTCTTCCTCTTTTCTCACCATATCTG GAACATTCCATCTGAGATTTATGGAGCATTTGTTAGTTTATCACTCAAGCTCACACTCGCTACGCAAATTATTGGATTTTCGGTGAGGTTATCATCTTCGCTCTTGTGGATGCAGATGTACAGACTAGGTGCTTCTTACATGGACAATTCGGTTCATAGAGATGCAGATGTTGATCTGAGATATAGTTTTCTCAGTCCCATGACTACTGCAGTTAGACCTCCCTCTGCTTCTGATGATGTAATTGGGGGTTCCATATATGATCCTGCATATTACTCGTCTCTTTTTGAAGACGACGGTGATGATGCTTTCCTTTCTGAG GGTGGCCCAAATCATGGCATTTCTGTAG GGTGA
- the LOC125223224 gene encoding uncharacterized protein LOC125223224 isoform X3: protein MRCGRCGLRWREIEDWIREYDNIQRLAVKLIYAQIACALIGSLGALFNGVLLVNLGISLFALVAIESSSQSLARTYAVLLFSSILLDLSWFFLFSHHIWNIPSEIYGAFVSLSLKLTLATQIIGFSVRLSSSLLWMQMYRLGASYMDNSVHRDADVDLRYSFLSPMTTAVRPPSASDDVIGGSIYDPAYYSSLFEDDGDDAFLSEGERDMRKPQVV from the exons ATGCGTTGTGGTAGATGTGGATTGAGGTGGAGAGAGATTGAGGATTGGATTCGTGAGTATGACAACATTCAGCGTCTCGCCGTCAAATTGATCTACGCTCAGATTGCCTGCGCCTTAATCGGATCGCTTGGTGCGCTCTTCAACGGCGTATTGCTCGTCAATTTGGGGATTTCTCTGTTCGCACTCGTCGCCATTGAGAGCAGCAGTCAGAGCCTTGCCAGAACTTACGCCGTCCTCCTCTTCTCCTCCATTTTGCTCGACCTCTCCTGGTTCTTCCTCTTTTCTCACCATATCTG GAACATTCCATCTGAGATTTATGGAGCATTTGTTAGTTTATCACTCAAGCTCACACTCGCTACGCAAATTATTGGATTTTCGGTGAGGTTATCATCTTCGCTCTTGTGGATGCAGATGTACAGACTAGGTGCTTCTTACATGGACAATTCGGTTCATAGAGATGCAGATGTTGATCTGAGATATAGTTTTCTCAGTCCCATGACTACTGCAGTTAGACCTCCCTCTGCTTCTGATGATGTAATTGGGGGTTCCATATATGATCCTGCATATTACTCGTCTCTTTTTGAAGACGACGGTGATGATGCTTTCCTTTCTGAG GGTGAGAGAGATATGAGAAAGCCCCAGGTGGTCTGA
- the LOC125223224 gene encoding uncharacterized protein LOC125223224 isoform X2 — MRCGRCGLRWREIEDWIREYDNIQRLAVKLIYAQIACALIGSLGALFNGVLLVNLGISLFALVAIESSSQSLARTYAVLLFSSILLDLSWFFLFSHHIWNIPSEIYGAFMYRLGASYMDNSVHRDADVDLRYSFLSPMTTAVRPPSASDDVIGGSIYDPAYYSSLFEDDGDDAFLSEGGPNHGISVGNSVSTADTAYPNTSTGRPFHPNDGERDMRKPQVV; from the exons ATGCGTTGTGGTAGATGTGGATTGAGGTGGAGAGAGATTGAGGATTGGATTCGTGAGTATGACAACATTCAGCGTCTCGCCGTCAAATTGATCTACGCTCAGATTGCCTGCGCCTTAATCGGATCGCTTGGTGCGCTCTTCAACGGCGTATTGCTCGTCAATTTGGGGATTTCTCTGTTCGCACTCGTCGCCATTGAGAGCAGCAGTCAGAGCCTTGCCAGAACTTACGCCGTCCTCCTCTTCTCCTCCATTTTGCTCGACCTCTCCTGGTTCTTCCTCTTTTCTCACCATATCTG GAACATTCCATCTGAGATTTATGGAGCATTT ATGTACAGACTAGGTGCTTCTTACATGGACAATTCGGTTCATAGAGATGCAGATGTTGATCTGAGATATAGTTTTCTCAGTCCCATGACTACTGCAGTTAGACCTCCCTCTGCTTCTGATGATGTAATTGGGGGTTCCATATATGATCCTGCATATTACTCGTCTCTTTTTGAAGACGACGGTGATGATGCTTTCCTTTCTGAG GGTGGCCCAAATCATGGCATTTCTGTAGGTAACTCTGTATCTACTGCTGACACTGCTTATCCAAATACATCCACAGGGAGACCTTTTCATCCTAACGAT GGTGAGAGAGATATGAGAAAGCCCCAGGTGGTCTGA
- the LOC125223223 gene encoding E3 ubiquitin-protein ligase SIRP1-like, producing the protein MSKERGLLYLHLYVPSAKMENGGARRYWCHMCSQTVNPIGEMNCPVCENGFLEEMPDSDPDPPTHNDLALSLLAPILLGFVARPLVDPEPEDHATATADADADADADANSNADANANADADADQQLVTRQNPTAILQLLQSIRAGIQAVDPDHNQDREGDARDGQRVILINQPFGNYLLGHGLDLLLQHLAENDPNRYGTPPAQREVVNALPSVTIHQPMQCAVCLDDCEEGAELKEMPCKHKFHETCILPWLQLHSSCPVCRHQLPADDNNTAVADNRTTENGTRFSVPLLWPFTALFSPSSSSHHTDN; encoded by the exons ATGTCCAAGGAAAGAGGCCTGTTGTACTTGCATTTGTATGTTCCAA GTGCGAAAATGGAGAACGGTGGGGCACGGAGGTACTGGTGTCACATGTGCTCTCAAACAGTGAATCCCATTGGGGAGATGAACTGCCCTGTTTGTGAGAACGGCTTCCTCGAAGAAATGCCTGACTCTGACCCTGACCCGCCTACCCACAATGACCTCGCCCTCTCCCTCTTGGCCCCCATCTTGCTGGGCTTCGTGGCTCGTCCCTTGGTGGACCCAGAACCAGAGGATCATGCTACTGCTACTGCTGATGCTGATGCTGATGCTGATGCTGATGCTAATTCTAATGCTGATGCTAATGCTAATGCAGATGCTGATGCCGATCAACAACTGGTGACGAGGCAGAACCCCACCGCCatcctccagctcctccagAGCATCCGAGCTGGAATACAGGCAGTTGATCCTGATCATAATCAAGACAGAGAAGGAGACGCTAGAGATGGACAGCGTGTGATCTTGATCAATCAGCCGTTTGGCAACTATCTCCTTGGCCACGGCCTTGACTTGCTGCTGCAGCATTTGGCTGAGAATGATCCCAACAGGTATGGCACTCCACCAGCGCAGAGAGAGGTGGTCAACGCCCTGCCCTCTGTCACCATCCATCAACCAATGCAGTGTGCTGTTTGCTTGGACGACTGTGAGGAAGGGGCGGAGCTTAAGGAGATGCCTTGTAAACATAAGTTCCACGAGACGTGTATCCTGCCCTGGCTGCAGCTGCATAGTTCTTGCCCTGTTTGTAGGCATCAGCTACCGGCCGATGACAATAACACAGCAGTTGCAGATAACAGAACTACTGAAAATGGGACGCGATTCTCTGTTCCGCTTCTCTGGCCTTTCACCGCTTTGTTTTCACCTTCCAGTTCCTCCCACCATACTGACAACTGA